A genomic segment from Tuwongella immobilis encodes:
- a CDS encoding Rieske (2Fe-2S) protein, with protein sequence MAYHPAVPLAELAPGVGRLVELNGKKIALFLTEGQVYAIDEICPHRGAPMHEGECEGLFVTCPWHNASFDLQTGKHQCPPAKSDLAVYPVRVVGETVEIDVG encoded by the coding sequence ATGGCGTACCATCCCGCAGTTCCCCTGGCGGAACTCGCTCCGGGTGTGGGGCGGCTCGTTGAGCTGAACGGCAAGAAGATCGCGTTGTTTCTGACCGAAGGCCAAGTTTACGCCATTGACGAAATCTGCCCGCATCGCGGGGCACCCATGCACGAAGGCGAATGCGAGGGGCTGTTCGTTACCTGCCCCTGGCATAACGCGAGCTTTGATTTGCAGACCGGAAAACATCAATGTCCCCCGGCCAAATCCGATCTCGCGGTCTATCCCGTGCGCGTCGTGGGCGAAACGGTCGAGATTGACGTGGGTTGA
- a CDS encoding WD40 repeat domain-containing protein, with translation MLALNGHSGPVTRIAYFPEGDGVVSLADDGTIRTWAPPEEIRTLGPFPKRMRTLMVTPQRKLIYAGDDGTVSQVDLAPADAKPIRIPGLFAQITSLVNVDRLDAIAIGMGKVGTEQAGGIQFYCPSRPRALPPISEMRGVWHMAYCRERNLLVWATGSRELAIWELSRPDARRVRLNQGAAAVAISPDGTSIAVTEDRNIRIFDSQQRSERLILKGHQAAVRCVAFHPNGHLIATGSWDQTIRLWDVATGAERYQLKLPVGKVHSICFAPDGLSAAVGGGDGLFLWDTDQFV, from the coding sequence ATGCTTGCACTGAATGGACACAGTGGCCCCGTTACCCGGATCGCCTACTTTCCCGAAGGCGATGGAGTGGTCAGCCTAGCCGATGACGGGACGATCCGGACTTGGGCACCACCCGAGGAAATTCGCACGTTGGGACCATTCCCAAAACGCATGCGGACCTTGATGGTCACCCCCCAACGCAAACTGATCTATGCCGGAGATGACGGGACGGTCTCCCAAGTCGATCTCGCACCCGCAGATGCCAAACCGATTCGGATTCCCGGCCTTTTCGCACAAATCACCTCCCTGGTCAATGTCGATCGCCTCGACGCCATAGCCATCGGCATGGGCAAGGTTGGCACCGAACAAGCCGGGGGGATTCAGTTCTATTGTCCATCTCGACCGCGCGCCCTGCCGCCAATCAGCGAGATGCGCGGCGTCTGGCACATGGCCTACTGTCGGGAACGCAATCTGCTGGTCTGGGCGACGGGCAGCCGCGAACTCGCAATCTGGGAATTGAGCCGACCCGATGCCAGACGGGTGCGACTGAATCAAGGGGCGGCAGCGGTGGCAATTTCGCCCGACGGAACCAGTATCGCTGTCACCGAGGATCGCAATATCCGCATCTTCGATTCGCAGCAACGGTCGGAACGCCTGATTCTCAAAGGACATCAGGCCGCCGTGCGCTGTGTCGCATTTCATCCCAATGGGCACCTCATCGCCACCGGCAGTTGGGACCAGACCATCCGGTTATGGGATGTTGCGACCGGGGCCGAGCGCTATCAACTGAAACTGCCCGTGGGCAAAGTCCATTCCATCTGTTTTGCCCCGGATGGGCTGAGTGCAGCGGTCGGCGGTGGGGATGGACTATTTCTTTGGGATACCGATCAATTCGTTTGA
- a CDS encoding protein kinase domain-containing protein, which yields MSWLREPDTEPILGYRLISPLGTGGFGEVWKCIAPGGIEKAIKFVYGNLNSSEDAERADQEYRALNRVKEVRHPFVLQMDRIEVVSGELLIVMELADRSLHDVLVEHQSNQQTGLPRELLLRYLHDAAEGLDYLIEKHNLQHLDVKPRNLFVVADRVKVADFGLVKHIERQSSAGLMGGVSPLYAAPETFVSKVSRHSDQYSLAIVYVELLKGVRPFSGKNIRQLAMQHISAPPDLSMLNDADQQVVARALAKNPDERFPSCQAFIRALMAATPGFGDPARVSNWSLSIASLGDSRAELFAPPVPGSGSHRAPRRAALEPDDDGAVSLELTTNPPEEMANWMADSPVNWSMPSMSTTSALSSIGVLRPTILIGLGNFGRRALLEFRCRLLDRVGDLKQMPIFRFLYLDSDPEAGVKAANATPEIAMDEDHLLHIPLQPVSSYRRRHLDQLVEWIPAQKLYAIPRTLQPLDSRALGRLAFGDHYLRIVNRLKREIQVATHPESLMQSLSHSGLPLRDATPRVLIFADASSGSGGPLMDLGCAVRRVLDQLGHPKGRITPFVFCGAPEDPATPPMELANVYASIQELQHFSDPSVPFHAHYGAADGPKFQNESFPFSGSYLIALEHRSPGMLRDAMARLSTYLLQELTTPLGNDLEVQRRRALEQNQTIFRCFGSFSVWFPRGLLLREAARQVGAAMVAEWQSRDILAVRPMISEYCQRLTHEPAFQTDAIRFRLVAELANRTDGSAEMVIQRLLQQLEEQAAAALNENPGEWLRQAMDRIREVIGLRHGTEAESIYRSSRIGQMIAEASSQIALDWNHHLLERAIAWMDQPGPRLAMAEESVRRLMEFADHRVAELAWLAQERSMRAQQARAEVQAALDAYPKQAGFRLFGSRAGRILRVFLDQVREFAELRYREELEHGIVDTFRRLRAHLEERLGDLSFCRQRLTHFQQTLMGNAATIPHPLMNPDRVPSSTPSMAVDPLHEALRGSDAVRVVLPRGEAEVHEAAAAFVSRLGPDHFSRLEELIQSLVLTPLGGLFRLCQQSTDLMIQLSAPLLDQTAVFLSELLPVTDAAQVEYSSSVAREVDLRAELASYFEASSPAFAGERQTQRAYLVVPASPAGEWLGKIAQQSAPELRVVPAVAHTTDLVICRESDFLRLADLEPILQTCRRAYREYSTNPALSPHSRFDILSWASLED from the coding sequence ATGAGTTGGTTACGTGAGCCGGATACGGAGCCGATCCTCGGATATCGCCTCATCTCACCCCTGGGAACCGGGGGATTCGGGGAGGTCTGGAAGTGCATTGCGCCCGGTGGGATCGAAAAGGCAATCAAATTTGTATACGGGAATTTGAATTCGTCGGAAGATGCCGAACGAGCGGATCAAGAATATCGGGCACTGAACCGCGTCAAAGAAGTGCGGCACCCGTTTGTGCTGCAAATGGACCGCATCGAGGTGGTGAGCGGCGAACTGCTCATCGTCATGGAGTTGGCCGATCGATCGCTTCACGATGTCTTGGTCGAACATCAATCGAATCAACAGACGGGCTTGCCGCGTGAATTGCTGCTGCGGTATCTGCATGATGCCGCCGAGGGGTTGGATTACCTCATCGAAAAGCACAATTTGCAGCACTTGGACGTGAAGCCACGCAACCTGTTCGTGGTGGCGGATCGGGTGAAGGTGGCCGATTTCGGGCTGGTGAAGCATATCGAACGGCAGTCATCGGCGGGGCTGATGGGTGGGGTGTCGCCGTTGTATGCAGCCCCGGAAACCTTTGTCTCGAAGGTCTCTCGCCATTCGGATCAATATAGTTTGGCGATTGTTTATGTGGAACTTCTGAAGGGGGTTCGTCCCTTTTCTGGGAAGAATATTCGTCAGTTGGCGATGCAGCATATTTCGGCTCCGCCCGATTTATCGATGCTCAACGACGCGGATCAGCAAGTGGTGGCGCGGGCGCTGGCGAAGAATCCCGATGAGCGATTCCCCAGTTGCCAAGCCTTTATTCGGGCACTCATGGCCGCCACACCCGGTTTTGGCGATCCGGCCCGCGTCTCGAATTGGTCGCTCAGTATTGCCTCGCTGGGTGATTCGCGGGCCGAATTGTTCGCTCCGCCGGTGCCCGGTTCGGGGTCGCATCGGGCTCCTCGGCGTGCTGCGCTGGAACCGGATGACGATGGGGCCGTGAGTCTGGAATTGACCACGAATCCGCCTGAAGAAATGGCCAATTGGATGGCCGATTCGCCAGTCAATTGGTCGATGCCGTCGATGTCCACGACCTCGGCATTGTCATCGATTGGTGTCTTGCGGCCGACTATTCTGATCGGGTTGGGGAACTTTGGCCGCCGGGCGCTGCTGGAGTTCCGTTGCCGATTGCTGGACCGGGTTGGTGATCTGAAGCAGATGCCGATTTTCCGCTTTTTGTATCTGGATTCTGATCCGGAAGCAGGGGTGAAGGCGGCGAATGCGACGCCGGAAATCGCCATGGACGAAGACCATTTGCTGCACATTCCGTTGCAGCCGGTCAGTAGTTATCGGCGGCGGCATCTGGATCAACTGGTCGAATGGATTCCCGCTCAGAAGCTGTATGCGATTCCACGCACGCTGCAACCGCTCGATTCGCGTGCGCTGGGGCGATTGGCGTTTGGCGACCACTATTTGCGAATTGTCAATCGGCTGAAGCGCGAAATTCAGGTGGCCACGCATCCGGAATCGCTGATGCAATCGCTGAGTCATTCGGGGTTGCCGCTTCGGGATGCCACGCCGCGGGTGCTGATTTTTGCCGATGCGTCGAGCGGTTCGGGCGGCCCGCTGATGGATTTGGGCTGTGCCGTACGTCGTGTGCTGGATCAACTGGGGCACCCCAAGGGGCGGATCACGCCGTTTGTATTTTGCGGCGCACCCGAAGATCCCGCGACTCCACCCATGGAGTTGGCGAATGTCTACGCCAGCATTCAGGAATTGCAGCATTTTTCTGATCCATCGGTGCCATTTCATGCCCATTACGGGGCCGCAGATGGACCGAAATTCCAGAACGAATCATTTCCGTTTTCGGGCAGTTATTTGATCGCGCTGGAGCATCGGTCGCCGGGAATGCTCCGCGATGCCATGGCGAGACTTTCGACATATTTGCTGCAAGAATTGACGACGCCGTTGGGCAACGATCTGGAAGTGCAACGGCGGCGGGCGTTGGAGCAAAATCAGACAATTTTCCGCTGTTTTGGCAGCTTTTCCGTCTGGTTCCCTCGTGGATTGCTACTCCGCGAGGCGGCCCGGCAGGTGGGGGCGGCCATGGTCGCCGAGTGGCAGAGCCGCGACATTCTCGCGGTTCGCCCCATGATTTCCGAATATTGCCAACGACTCACCCACGAACCGGCGTTCCAAACCGACGCCATTCGCTTTCGATTGGTCGCCGAGTTGGCCAACCGAACCGATGGCTCCGCCGAAATGGTCATTCAACGACTCTTGCAGCAACTCGAAGAGCAAGCCGCCGCTGCGTTGAATGAGAATCCCGGCGAATGGTTGCGGCAAGCGATGGACCGCATCCGTGAGGTGATTGGCCTGCGTCACGGGACCGAGGCCGAGAGCATCTACCGCTCGTCGCGCATCGGGCAGATGATCGCCGAAGCCTCGTCGCAAATCGCCCTCGATTGGAATCATCACCTGTTGGAACGGGCGATTGCGTGGATGGATCAGCCCGGCCCGCGCTTGGCAATGGCCGAAGAATCGGTGCGGCGGTTGATGGAATTTGCCGATCATCGCGTGGCGGAATTGGCGTGGTTGGCCCAGGAACGGTCGATGCGTGCCCAGCAAGCCCGTGCGGAAGTGCAGGCCGCTCTCGACGCCTATCCCAAACAGGCCGGATTCCGCTTGTTCGGGTCGCGTGCCGGGCGAATTCTCCGCGTATTCCTTGATCAGGTGCGTGAATTTGCCGAGTTGCGCTACCGCGAAGAATTGGAACATGGCATTGTCGATACGTTCCGGCGCTTGCGGGCGCACCTGGAAGAACGGCTGGGCGATTTGAGCTTCTGCCGACAACGACTGACGCATTTTCAGCAGACGTTGATGGGCAATGCCGCCACGATTCCGCATCCGCTCATGAATCCGGATCGAGTCCCGTCGTCGACTCCGTCCATGGCGGTCGATCCGCTGCATGAAGCGTTGCGGGGGTCGGATGCGGTGCGGGTGGTGCTTCCACGCGGCGAAGCGGAAGTCCACGAAGCGGCGGCGGCGTTCGTCTCGCGGCTGGGGCCGGATCATTTTTCGCGGCTCGAAGAATTGATTCAGTCGTTGGTGCTGACTCCGTTGGGCGGATTGTTCCGACTCTGCCAGCAATCGACCGATCTGATGATTCAACTCAGCGCGCCGCTCTTGGATCAGACGGCAGTGTTTCTGAGCGAATTGTTGCCCGTCACCGATGCCGCCCAGGTGGAATACTCCTCGTCGGTGGCACGAGAAGTCGATTTGCGAGCGGAATTGGCGTCGTATTTCGAGGCGTCCAGCCCAGCATTTGCAGGCGAGCGTCAGACACAACGGGCCTACTTGGTCGTCCCGGCAAGTCCGGCCGGCGAATGGCTGGGCAAAATCGCGCAGCAGTCGGCTCCAGAGCTGCGAGTTGTCCCGGCGGTCGCGCATACAACCGACTTAGTCATCTGTCGGGAGAGTGATTTCCTGCGGTTAGCCGACTTGGAGCCGATTTTGCAGACTTGTCGGCGGGCATATCGGGAATACTCCACGAACCCCGCGCTCTCGCCCCACTCCCGATTTGACATTCTCTCCTGGGCGTCGCTCGAAGATTAG
- a CDS encoding TIGR02452 family protein has product MSKRDRQQLAEQTVAVLEQGWYLNGLGERIDLTETLAAARDGTVDYPSGSALPRLPSADASTQFEVTNESTLQALIRLNDEGETRVGVLNFASAKNPGGGFLGGAQAQEESLARSSGLYPCLCRSEMYDFHRQQRDLRYSDWVVYSPDVPVIRDDSGDWLPRPILAGMLTCPAVNAGEYLRHQPRAQSEIAGIMRKRCQRVLQVAAAHRHQTLILGAWGCGVFRNDPKMIAECFRDALMGSCHGLFNRVVFAILDNSSAQSSLAAFHALFRG; this is encoded by the coding sequence ATGTCAAAACGGGACCGACAGCAACTCGCCGAGCAAACCGTCGCCGTCTTGGAGCAGGGGTGGTATCTCAACGGGTTGGGCGAGCGAATCGACTTGACCGAGACTTTGGCGGCAGCACGGGACGGAACCGTGGATTATCCATCTGGATCGGCATTGCCACGGCTGCCTTCCGCCGATGCATCCACCCAGTTTGAAGTGACCAATGAATCGACCCTGCAAGCGTTGATCCGCCTCAATGACGAGGGTGAGACGCGCGTGGGCGTGTTGAATTTCGCCTCGGCAAAAAATCCCGGTGGTGGATTCCTGGGCGGCGCACAAGCCCAAGAGGAATCACTCGCCCGATCATCGGGGTTGTATCCCTGTTTGTGCCGGTCGGAAATGTACGATTTCCATCGGCAACAACGCGATTTACGCTATTCCGATTGGGTCGTCTATTCGCCGGATGTCCCGGTGATTCGCGATGATTCGGGGGATTGGCTCCCGCGACCGATTTTGGCGGGGATGCTGACTTGCCCGGCGGTCAATGCCGGGGAATATCTGCGGCATCAACCGCGAGCGCAATCGGAAATCGCGGGCATCATGCGGAAACGCTGTCAGCGGGTGTTGCAGGTCGCGGCCGCTCATCGGCATCAAACGCTCATTCTGGGCGCGTGGGGCTGCGGCGTCTTTCGCAATGATCCGAAAATGATCGCAGAATGCTTCCGGGATGCACTCATGGGAAGCTGTCACGGGCTGTTCAACCGCGTGGTTTTTGCTATCCTGGATAACAGTTCTGCCCAGTCGAGTCTGGCAGCATTTCACGCGTTATTTCGGGGGTAA
- a CDS encoding MFS transporter, which produces MNDPLPPVRSAAGTAWLTVLLLMPVAMLNYLDRQMLASMATSVMADIPSLGNAENPQELWGFMLGQFKWVYAAFSLIGGYLADRFSRKLTICASLFVWSGVTAWTGQVTTYNELLWARSLMGFSEAFYIPAALALIADHHSDATRSRAVGLHQLGISLGVIAGGFGGYAADAPGIGWRNAFGFCGLAGMLYALPLLLLLRGGPSVAQSAAPKLRQSPGRSLLELLRNGSFLLLVLYFTLPAMAGWVVRDWMPKIFKDRYQLGQGFAGVTATLYWQIAAIIGVIVGGYLADRAMQRNIRGRIWISAIGMAMIVPAIFGVGFAPTVLVAVLFLVLFGLGWGFFDCNNMPILSQIVRPELRATGYGVMNFVSISCGGLADWMFGKLQQQGVPLSVSFGGFAALAVVSIVLVLLIRPRAELASSPRSES; this is translated from the coding sequence ATGAACGACCCTCTCCCACCTGTCCGCTCGGCGGCTGGCACCGCCTGGCTGACGGTTTTGTTGCTGATGCCGGTGGCAATGCTCAACTACCTGGATCGGCAGATGCTCGCATCCATGGCCACATCGGTGATGGCCGATATTCCATCGCTCGGAAACGCCGAAAATCCTCAGGAATTATGGGGATTCATGCTCGGCCAGTTCAAGTGGGTCTACGCCGCGTTCAGCCTCATCGGCGGCTATTTGGCCGATCGATTCAGCCGCAAATTGACCATTTGTGCGAGCCTGTTCGTCTGGTCCGGCGTGACCGCATGGACGGGCCAAGTCACCACCTACAACGAACTGCTCTGGGCACGATCGCTGATGGGATTCAGCGAGGCGTTCTACATTCCGGCAGCGTTGGCGTTGATCGCAGATCATCATTCCGATGCGACGCGATCGCGGGCCGTGGGCTTGCATCAACTTGGCATCAGTCTCGGGGTGATTGCGGGGGGATTTGGCGGATACGCGGCGGACGCTCCGGGCATCGGCTGGCGAAACGCCTTTGGCTTTTGCGGACTGGCGGGCATGCTGTATGCGTTGCCGTTGCTGCTGTTGCTTCGCGGTGGCCCCAGCGTCGCCCAATCCGCCGCCCCGAAATTGCGTCAATCGCCGGGTCGCAGTTTGTTGGAATTGCTGCGAAATGGTTCGTTTTTGCTATTGGTGTTGTACTTCACGCTCCCCGCAATGGCCGGGTGGGTGGTGCGAGATTGGATGCCGAAAATCTTCAAAGATCGCTATCAGTTGGGGCAGGGATTTGCCGGCGTCACGGCGACGCTCTATTGGCAGATTGCCGCGATTATCGGCGTGATCGTCGGTGGTTATCTCGCGGATCGGGCGATGCAGCGGAATATCCGCGGGCGAATCTGGATCAGTGCGATCGGCATGGCGATGATTGTCCCCGCGATTTTCGGTGTGGGCTTTGCGCCAACGGTGCTTGTGGCGGTGCTGTTCCTGGTGCTGTTCGGCTTGGGGTGGGGCTTTTTCGACTGCAACAACATGCCGATTCTCTCGCAAATTGTTCGCCCCGAATTGCGGGCCACCGGTTACGGCGTCATGAATTTTGTCAGCATTAGTTGCGGTGGCCTGGCGGATTGGATGTTCGGCAAACTGCAACAGCAAGGCGTGCCGTTGTCGGTGAGTTTCGGCGGCTTTGCGGCGTTGGCGGTGGTATCGATTGTGCTGGTGCTGCTGATTCGGCCACGGGCAGAATTGGCGTCATCGCCGCGTTCCGAATCGTGA